The stretch of DNA CGTCAACCGTGCCCTTATGGGTTTTCCCCCCGCCTCCACCTTTAAGATCGTCACCGCCACAGCTGGTTTGGAATCAGGCAAATTCTCCCCCAGTGCCATCCTCCCCACCTATGCCTACTTACGGGTGGGAGGCACTTCCCTTGGTGAATGGAATCGCGCTGGATTTGGCCCTATGGGCTTTGTCCGCGCCATGGCCTGGAGTAGTAATACTTTTTACGGACAGGTAGGCTACAGAGTGGGAGGGGAAACTCTCATTGCCTGGGCGAGGAAATACGGTTTTGGTAGTAAGACTGGCATTGAACTGAAGGAGGAAACTCCCGGGTTAATTGCCGATAACGAGTGGAAATTGAAACGTTTTGGCATACCCTGGCATGTGGGGGACACGGTAAACATGTCTATTGGCCAGGGTTTTACCCTAGCAACCCCCCTCCAAGTGGCAGTGATGTTTTCTGTACCTGCTAATGGAGGTTATCGGGTTATCCCTCACCTGAGAAATGACTCCTCTTACTTGCAAAAACGTCAGTCTCTTAATCTAAAACCTAGTACTCTGAAAACCATCAGGGAGGGACTACGGGCCGTTGTTACCAGTGGTACAGGAAGAAAAGCCAGTCTTCCGGGAATAGCCGTGGCTGGAAAGAGTGGCACTGCCGAAGCACCCCCTGGTAAATCCCATGCATGGTTTGGCGCCTTTGCCCCCTATGAGAAGCCGGAA from Geminocystis sp. M7585_C2015_104 encodes:
- a CDS encoding penicillin-binding protein 2, which translates into the protein VNRALMGFPPASTFKIVTATAGLESGKFSPSAILPTYAYLRVGGTSLGEWNRAGFGPMGFVRAMAWSSNTFYGQVGYRVGGETLIAWARKYGFGSKTGIELKEETPGLIADNEWKLKRFGIPWHVGDTVNMSIGQGFTLATPLQVAVMFSVPANGGYRVIPHLRNDSSYLQKRQSLNLKPSTLKTIREGLRAVVTSGTGRKASLPGIAVAGKSGTAEAPPGKSHAWFGAFAPYEKPEIVVVAFVEHSGGGGGSTAGPIVQKVLQAYFDQKKSLANPKSP